AGAGGAAGCATATCGAGGAATGATGTTCCGGTAAGACTATTGATAAATGATTTTCAAACGGCCAACACGACTGTGGATCTTAGTCCGGGTGAAGAGAAAGAGGTGGTTTTTGATTTGGGAAATAAGATGGGAAGAGTCAATAAGGGCTTGTTGGAAATTCAGGATTTTCCTGTCAGTTATGACAATGATTATTACTTCACTTTGAAAAAAGCGCCGAAGTTGAATATTGCGGATTTGGCGGGGAATCAAATGACTAAAGATATAGGACATGTTTTTTCCAATGATCAACTTTTTGATTATAAAAGGCATAATGCCTCCAATCTTGATTATTCTTTGTTTAATAGATCTGACTTTGTCGTATTGAACGGTCTGGATGATGTTGATGAGGCATTATCGGCAGGACTTCAAGATTATATGTCAAAAGGGGGCGTTGCTTTGCTTTTGCCAACTTCAAACGCAGGCAAATCAGGCTATAAATTGCTTGGCAGAAGTCTTGAGTTGAAAGATAAGGAAGCATCTAGACATGAAGTTTCTAAATTGGATTTGGAAGATCCTTTTTTCGACCAGATTTTCGATGGAGACCAAAATAAGTACCAGATGTTCGAAGCTTCCATGGCGTTCAAGTCGCCTAAGGCAAGGGATGTGAAAATGAGATATGAGAACGGACAGCCATTTCTTTTTGAAGAAGCAGGACAAAAGAACCTTTGGGTATTGAACTCTCAAGTCGATGATGAAGGAGCGTTTAATAATCATGCCTTGTTTGTCCCGATGATGTATAAATTGGCCAATTCATCCAGAGGAGGCGTTATTTCCAGATTGGCGTATTACCTTAACGAACCAATGGTTGGAATGCATCTGGATTCTATTAGCAAACAAGATGTTGTGGCTTTGAAAAACGATGGGTTTGAGTTGATACCGGCGCAGCAATTTCAAGGTAATAAGTTGATGATGGAATTGCCCAAGGATAAATTAACCAAGGGCTTTTATGATATTACCCTTGATGGAAGGCCATTGGATGTAATCGCATTGAATCCAGATAAATCAGAATCATATCTAGAGAATTACTCTTTGGAGAATATGCTCGAAATGGCGAGCAGTAGAGCATCAGTGAATGTGATGGAAGCTTTGGACTCGAAAGATTTTGCAAAAACCCTTACCGAAGCATATCAAGGCCGTGAATTATGGGTTTATGCAGTAATTTTTGTGTTGTTTTTTTTATTGGGAGAGGTATTAATCATTAGATTTGTAAAATAATCTAGCCGAAATAAAAATGAGAGTATTAATAAAGTCAGTGGAGATTCGCGACGCCGGATCGAAGTATAACAAACAAGTCAAAAATGTGCTGTTGGACAATGGTGTGATCGTTTCTATCGATGATAATGAAGCGGAAGCCGATCAAGTAATAGACGGACAGGGCATGTTGTTGTCGCAAGGCTGGTTTGACTTGAGGGCTAATTTCAATGACCCTGGTTTGGAATTCAAGGAAGATTTGGAGTCGGGTGCCAATGCGGCGAAAGCCGGAGGTTTCACTGACGTGTTGCTTCTGCCAAATACCGAACCTGTGATTGACTCAAAAAATGAAGTGAATTATGTCACTTCAAGAAACAGGTCACGATTGACTCAGTTGCATGTGGCAGCTGCTGTTACAAAAGGCGCTAAAGGCGAGGATTTTACTGATATTGTGGATTTGCATCATCAAGGAGCATTAGCTTTTACTGATGGGGAAAAACCTCTTTATAATAGCGATATTTTATTGAAGGCATTGCAGTATTTGCAAAAGTTTGATGGAGTATTGATGAATAGGCCATCGGATAAGTACTTGTCCATGTTTGGACAAATGCACGAAGGTCATCAAAGCACAATGTTGGGTATGAAGGGCATCCCTTCTATGGCTGAAGAGCTTATGGTCATCAGGGATTTGAAGTTGTTGGAATATGCTGGAGGAGGCAAGTTGCACTTTAGCAATTTATCCACTAAAGAGTCCGTTGACTTGATTCGAAAAGCTAAGAAAGATGGATTAAACGTAACTTGCGATATAGCTTCTCATCAATTGCTGTTTGACGATTCTCAGTTGGTTGGATTCGACACGAATTATAAAGTTGATCCGCCTTTCAGGTCTACGGAAGATATTGAAGCATTGAAAGTTGGTTTGAAAGACGGTACTATTGACGCGGTTGTCTCAAGCCATACTCCGCACGATCAAGAGTGCAAGCAATTGGAGTTTGATTTGGCTGATTTTGGTGTAATTGGTCTTCAGACTGTGTATTCTTCATTGAAGCAGGCTGGGCTTGATGATGATTTGATTGTTGAGAAATTAGTGGAGGGCCCAAGAAGAGTGTTAGGATTGGAGAACATGACAATTGAAGAAGGAAAAAAGCTAAGCTTGACATTGTTTGATCCTGAAGCGAATTGGACTTTTGACGCGAGTACTAATAAGTCAAAAGCGAACAACTCGCCATTATTTGGCAAAGAGCTAAAGGGGAGAGCTAAGGCTGTTGTCAATAACGGACAAGTAGAGGAATTGTATTAATAATAAGAAATAAATATGGGGAAGGCGCTTTCAAAGCGTCTTTTTTGTTCCATTTGAAATAAAGATAAAAAGATGAATAACTTGTTGGTGAAAATAGGCCTTAAGTATGGTGGTATCGGAGGTTTGATGGCTGTTTTGGCAATGGTGGCTTTCGTGTTTATCGATAATAATCCATTAGGTCCAGAGTTTTATTTTGCCGCTCCTTTGGTTTTTGTTTTTGTGTTTTTTGCAATGCGAGAATTTAAGTTTTTCAAAGATGGATACATGACATTTTCTCAAGGGGTTGCCATTGGCTTTATAACCTATGTTATGATTGGGATAATTTCTGGGATTGCAGTGTTTGCTCTTTTGCAATGGATCGAGCCTGAATTATTGCCCCATTATATTGAGTTGAAGATGAAAGGTTTAATGGAAAACAAAACTGAGATTATCGCTCAATATGGAGAAGGGGTATTCAATGATAATTACGACAAACTTCCGAAAACGACGGCTTGGGAATTAGGCCTTACAGATTTTATTCAAAAACTATTGTCAGGAGTAATAATCACTATGATTTTGACGATGTTGATGAGAAAATCAAAACCAATAGAAGAATAAGTTTTTTCTAAAACAAACTAAGAGGGATAGCAGTGGTTAAATTGCTGAGGAGGCAATTTGTATCATGAAGATTTCTGTAAAAGAAAATATCGTAAAGTTCACTTTCTTAATTGGAACTTTTGATATTTTATGGTTCTTTTTTGTTTTTGTAATCAATAAGGAGTGGTTTGTCAGCACAGGCCACACTATTGGGTTGTACATTGTCAATACACTTTGGATGTATTTCGCGGGTGTGAGTTTGAGAAATAGACAAGGCGGTTTTATAACTTTCAAATGCGCATTCAATTTTTACTTGGCTTTGT
The Aureibacter tunicatorum DNA segment above includes these coding regions:
- a CDS encoding BatA domain-containing protein, with translation MNFLYPQFLWALTALAIPVMIHLFNLRKVKKVHFTNNAFLHQVQSQNKSKQRIKHLLILCSRMLALAFLVIAFARPFIPASEDAVASDKVNIYLDNSLSMSNKMSNDNSAFDEAISYVNTLSEVYPEGTKFRLLTNDFSPISNRYLSKKQLGEYLTELKMTGVSRPWTSITSRLKQGNEAGQTFWLSDFQKSTMGDLDLNVLDSSIVTTIVPLDYDSPSNILIDTVYLGSPSLSDFEQNHLHVKFVNRGSISRNDVPVRLLINDFQTANTTVDLSPGEEKEVVFDLGNKMGRVNKGLLEIQDFPVSYDNDYYFTLKKAPKLNIADLAGNQMTKDIGHVFSNDQLFDYKRHNASNLDYSLFNRSDFVVLNGLDDVDEALSAGLQDYMSKGGVALLLPTSNAGKSGYKLLGRSLELKDKEASRHEVSKLDLEDPFFDQIFDGDQNKYQMFEASMAFKSPKARDVKMRYENGQPFLFEEAGQKNLWVLNSQVDDEGAFNNHALFVPMMYKLANSSRGGVISRLAYYLNEPMVGMHLDSISKQDVVALKNDGFELIPAQQFQGNKLMMELPKDKLTKGFYDITLDGRPLDVIALNPDKSESYLENYSLENMLEMASSRASVNVMEALDSKDFAKTLTEAYQGRELWVYAVIFVLFFLLGEVLIIRFVK
- a CDS encoding dihydroorotase, with translation MRVLIKSVEIRDAGSKYNKQVKNVLLDNGVIVSIDDNEAEADQVIDGQGMLLSQGWFDLRANFNDPGLEFKEDLESGANAAKAGGFTDVLLLPNTEPVIDSKNEVNYVTSRNRSRLTQLHVAAAVTKGAKGEDFTDIVDLHHQGALAFTDGEKPLYNSDILLKALQYLQKFDGVLMNRPSDKYLSMFGQMHEGHQSTMLGMKGIPSMAEELMVIRDLKLLEYAGGGKLHFSNLSTKESVDLIRKAKKDGLNVTCDIASHQLLFDDSQLVGFDTNYKVDPPFRSTEDIEALKVGLKDGTIDAVVSSHTPHDQECKQLEFDLADFGVIGLQTVYSSLKQAGLDDDLIVEKLVEGPRRVLGLENMTIEEGKKLSLTLFDPEANWTFDASTNKSKANNSPLFGKELKGRAKAVVNNGQVEELY
- a CDS encoding DUF4199 domain-containing protein, translated to MNNLLVKIGLKYGGIGGLMAVLAMVAFVFIDNNPLGPEFYFAAPLVFVFVFFAMREFKFFKDGYMTFSQGVAIGFITYVMIGIISGIAVFALLQWIEPELLPHYIELKMKGLMENKTEIIAQYGEGVFNDNYDKLPKTTAWELGLTDFIQKLLSGVIITMILTMLMRKSKPIEE